The following nucleotide sequence is from Phycisphaera sp..
AAGCGAGCTGTTGTTCCACGAGCCCGGGCTCTTGATCGGGTCGAACAAGCGGCCGTTGTTGTCGGTGCGGCTGTCGACCAGGTCCCCATACGCGTCCTCGCTCGAACTCCGCATGTTGAGGTCGCCCAGCAGCATGATGCAGGTGCCCTCGGGCAGGTCCTCGGCATCGGCTCGGATGGCTTGGGCCTCAACCTCGCGCCGGTCCCTGTCGCTGCCCGAGGTGCCGGCCTTCATGTGCGTGCTGTACAAGCTCAGCACGGGCGTGTCGTATCCTGCGAGAGCCAGGTCGTAGCGCATCGTGTTGCGCGGGGGAAGTGGGGAACTGCCGCCCGCCGACGCGATGACCACCTCACGCACCGATACGCGGGACGTGCGATATACCAGCGCGCTATCGGTGGTCGGGCCATCGACGAACTGAGCGAGCGCCCAGTCCTGCCCACCGCGAGCGTCGCTATTGAGGATGCCCGGCAGACGACTCGCGGCCGCCGCACCGGTCACTTCCTGGACCACTAGCACGTCCGGGCGCAGCGAGCGGCCATCGAACTCGGCGAACAGCGACGTCCTGAACGCGTCGTTGCGGTCGGCGTCGGAGCCATTGAAGTTGGTTAGGTTCCACGTCGCCACGCGGAGTTGGGCGATGGCGGGCGTTGCCGCCACCAGTAGGATGGCCATAGCACGCATCAAGCCGGGTCTGATCATCGAACGGTCCTCCAAGCGACCATTCTACTATGTATACCGAGCACTTCGGCCGAGCAGCGGCGTAGAACCGCCATATTGCGCGAAGAAAGTGCGATGCAAGGTCCGAAGACGCTGGCAGGAGAAGATCATGACCATGTCCATCACCCGCCTGGCCCGATGCTCGATCACCATGCTGCTCGCGATGCCGGTGGCTGTTTGGGCCCAAGCCGATGCGGCCCCAGCCCAGGAGCCTGCTTGGCATCATGTCGACGCAGCGCGAGCCATGGAGTTGCTCGCCGAATTGCCCACCGCGCGTGCGGGCCACCGGACACCCGAGGACACCGCCGGCCTGCAACGCACCGAGACGCTGGTGCTCCAAAGGCTCAGAACGCTGGGGTACGATCCGCAGACCCAGGAGGTCCCGAGGCCCGAACGCATAGCCAATCTGACGCCGGAGGAGGCGCCGACGCCGCGGAACATCTGGGTTGATCTTCCGGGCGACGGCGACCTCGCTCGCGAGTGGCTGGTGGTCATGGCCCACATCGATGCGGTCGTAGGAAGCCCGGGAGCCGACGACAACGGCACCGGCGTGGTCGCGTTGCTGGAGATGGCCCGGGCGATCAAGGACAGGCCCCGGCAGCGCAGCGTGCGGCTGCTCTTCACGACACTCGAAGAAGCCGGCCTGCACGGTGCGAGGAAGCACGCGACCGACAACATCGAGCCGAAGGTCGAATCTGGAGAGATGACCGTGTTCGGCGCGATCTCGCTCGAGATGCTCGGCTACTACAGCGACGAGCCGGGGAGCCAGCGGTCGCCATTGCCGCCGATGGAGGGGTTCGAGCAGCCGGACCGCGGGGATTTTCTCGCGATCCTGGGTGTCAAGCGGCACCAGAGCTTCAGCCGGGGTCTGGCCGCAGCGATGCTCGAGACCGAGCCAGATGCAAGCGTGCTGCCCATCGACATGTTCGTGGTGCCGCCACCCGACCTGATGCGATCGGATCACGCCGAGTTCCTGATCCGAGGCTGGCCGGGCGTGATGCTGACCGACACGGCCAACTTCCGCAACCCCCACTACCACCAATCCACCGACGCGGTGGACACGATCGACAAGGAACGCTTTGCTCGCGCGATCTCGCAGGTCATCGGCGCGGTCGATCGTCTTGTGAACCCGCCGGCCGAGGAGCCCGCGCGCGACGACGCCGCAACACCCTGAGGCATCGCGGCGTCGAATCTTCTCTCCACCGGAACTCCGTTCTTGGGGCTATTGACCCCGCGAACGGTCAGGCGTTGGGATCAAACTCGCTGAGCAGGGCGTCGACGGTGCCCTCGATGCGAGCTGGCGACTCGTACACGCCCCGGACAATCTCTTCGCGAACTCGGATCACGAGTTCGGCTCGGATTTCCGAGGTCTCGCGACCGGCCCGCGCCGCCGGCGAGATCTCGATGCGATCGGGCTCGCGGCGAGGTGCCTGGGCGTTGCGACCCGGCTGCTGGCCCGGATCGCGATCCGGACGGGCGATGGGCCTGGGTTCGATGTCTCGGGCATGGGACCCGGAGCTAACTTGGCCGATGTCTGACATGTGGCGGGGCCTCCGAACTGAATCTCTCGAACGCATCAATTGAACAACCCCTCTCTCGTGCGGCGGTTGGCAATACGTATAGCCCAGAATGCCCCGTTGGCACCCCGATCGTGACGTCTTGCCCTTGCGAGGGTGGCGTTCCATTGCCACCCAACCACCGTTCTCTCTTACCACCGTCCCGTCACCGGAACAGGGTGAATATCGTCCCAGGTGGCACGACCGCTACAAACTTCACCACCGCGCCAAAGAATCGCTCAAGTAGCCCTCACGGCACACTCAGAGCGGGTCCAACCGAGATAGAGCCCATGAACGCAGCACTCCTTCACCACGGCCCACGAAAGATTTTTTTTGCCCAAGTCCGAAAACCACTTGGTGTTTGTACGGATGTCGCCGCCAAGCAATGTAAATCTGGGCAAGCCCGGGTGGCATGGTGCGTCTTCGCGGCTGTCGGGGCGGGGCTCGTTGGCTGCGCCGGTGGCGGTGAGGCGGGTCCGTCCATCGATCCAGGCGAGGGCCGAGCATTGTTCCCAGGGGGCGGCACCTCCGCTCGTGACGACGGGGCCTGGACGATCGTGCTTGCGGCGTTCCGGGGGGAAGAAGCGGACAAGGCCGCCCGTCTCGCCCACGATCGCGTGGTCAACGAGGGCGGGCTGCAAGGCGCCAGGGTCGAGCAGCGAGGGAGGGCCATCCTTCTCACGCTGGGCCGGTTCGGCGGGCCGGACGATCCAGAAGCGGCAGCCGAACTCGAGCGGGTACGAGGAGTCCAGATCCGAGGCTTCACGCCGTTCGAGCGGGCGATCCTGACACCACCGTTAGCCTCGACCGGGACCAACCCCGAGCATGACCTGCTGAACGTGCATCGGACGTACGGGCCGGGCTATATCTACACGCTGCAGATCGGCAGCTACGGGCGTGCCGATGGGCGGCCGGCGACCGATGCCGAGCGCATGGAGGCTCGCCGGGCGGCCGAGCGGGCTGTGGCGACATTGCGGAGCGAGGGCGAGCAGGCGTTCTATTTTCACGGGCCGAACTACAGCAGCGTGACGGTCGGGCTGTTCCGGGCCGAGGAGGTCGACCCGCAGACCGGATTGCGCAGCCCGGCGTTCTACGACCTCCAGGCGAAGTTCCCATACAACCTGCTCAATGGTGCCGAGCGCAGGGTGACGCTGCAAGGCGAAGAACCCCAGGCCCAGCGCAGCGTGCTCGTGGGCATTCCAAAGCGGTAGTCGGAAGGATCAAGCCGAACCAACGAGTTGGATCCACAGCGGTTCGAGCTCGAAGCACCGCCAGACGCCGTCGGGCCCACGCTCCCAGTGCAAACGCCACCACGAGTAGTGGGTACGGCTGAATCCGTCGACATCGACGCCCACGCGGACGAGGGTCCGTCCCAGGTTCGGGCCATCGATGGTCGCCTGGCGATCCAGGATCTCCCACTGGCCGACGCGATATCGCGATTGCAATCGGCGTGCGGCCAGATCGATGATTTCGGTTCGACCCTCGACTGGAAGCTGAACACGTGCGATGGCACCCGCCGTGCGCAGGTAGGCGTCCTCGGTCAAGATCTCACTCATCGCGTCAACCTCGACCTGCGCTGTGGCGCCGATGGCGACCTCCGTCCGCTCGAGCAGCGTCTCGCGCTCGGTCGTCACCAACATCGATGCCAGGTAGACGCCGGTCGCCACGGCCACGAGCACGCCGGCCACAATGAGGCCCCTCCGGCGCTGGTTACGGCTGGCAAACGCAACCACGGCGATGATGGCCAGAAGGACGAGCACGGCGATGGGCAGCAAGGGCTGCTCGAAGAGGAAACGCTCGAGCAGCGGGGGCGGCGGCAGCCGCTCGATGTTGCCAGCCTGGAGTAAGTCGTTCACGGTGGACCTCCCTGAGTATGCGGGCCGGGTCGTTGGTGGTCTGGATCGCCTCTGGACCGCTCCAGCGTATTCCCTGGAAGTGCCGATGCAGAGCGGTACGACGAGCCCCGGAGCGATGCCGATGTCCCTGCCCGCCGACCCAAAATTGCTGGACCGCAACCTCCGCTCGCTGGCCAAGGCCTCGCCGCTGGTGGCCAACGCCATCGCAGCGGCACAGCCGAGGGCCGACGCCGCATTCGCGATGACCGAGGACGGCGTGCCGGCCTGCAGGATCATCGTGGACGGCAAGGAGCGGTCGCTCGGATCGGCCCGGCACCCGCTGCGTGAGGCGGATCGGCTGGCCGAGCAGGCGGACCCATCGGAAGCGGCCGTCTTCGCCGTCCTCGGGTTCGGGATCGGCTACCACGTCGACGCGATGGCGCACCGCGTGGGCGGGGCGGGGCTGGTGCTCTGCTTCGAGCCCGACGTCGAGTTGCTGCGATCGGTGCTGGAGCGTGTGGATTGCACGGCATGCTTCGACACCGGCCGCGTGATCGTGCTGCACGAGGCCGAGAGCAGCGACGCGATCACGGCGAGGCTTCGCGGCCTGGAGGGCGTGCTCGCGCTGGGCGTGCGGTTCATCGCCCACCCGCCCAGTACGGGACGGCTCGGACCCGCCGCCGAGACGTTCAGCAAGAA
It contains:
- a CDS encoding M20/M25/M40 family metallo-hydrolase, translating into MTMSITRLARCSITMLLAMPVAVWAQADAAPAQEPAWHHVDAARAMELLAELPTARAGHRTPEDTAGLQRTETLVLQRLRTLGYDPQTQEVPRPERIANLTPEEAPTPRNIWVDLPGDGDLAREWLVVMAHIDAVVGSPGADDNGTGVVALLEMARAIKDRPRQRSVRLLFTTLEEAGLHGARKHATDNIEPKVESGEMTVFGAISLEMLGYYSDEPGSQRSPLPPMEGFEQPDRGDFLAILGVKRHQSFSRGLAAAMLETEPDASVLPIDMFVVPPPDLMRSDHAEFLIRGWPGVMLTDTANFRNPHYHQSTDAVDTIDKERFARAISQVIGAVDRLVNPPAEEPARDDAATP